A portion of the Scleropages formosus chromosome 15, fSclFor1.1, whole genome shotgun sequence genome contains these proteins:
- the btbd6b gene encoding BTB/POZ domain-containing protein 6-B isoform X3, protein MAAELYPASTQTSLPASGTSLSAPAKKSTLPVPHATRPTATSAAQQNINNNNVETTSWQSAHPTLRERNALMFNNELMADVHFVVGLPGESQRVPAHKYVLAVGSSVFCAMFYGDLAEGESEIHIPDVEPAAFLILLKYMYSDEIDLEADTVLATLYAAKKYIVPALAKACVNFLETSLEAKNACVLLSQSRLFEEPELTQRCWEVIDAQAELALCSEGFCEIDRPTLEIILTRETLNTKEAVVFEAILNWAMAECKRQGLPATARNKRSVLGPALYLVRVPTMSLEEFANGAAQSDVLTLEETHDIFLWYTAANKPKLDFPLERRKGLSPQRCHRFQSSAYRSNQWRYRGRCDSIQFAVDKRIFIAGLGLYGSSGGTAEYSVKIELKRQGITLAQNLTKFVSDGSSNTFSVWFEHPVQVEQDAFYTVSAILDGNELSYFGQEGMTEVQCGKVTFQFQCSSDSTNGTGVQGGQIPELVFYA, encoded by the exons ATGGCCGCGGAGCTGTACCCCGCGAGCACACAGACCAGCCTTCCCGCCAGCGGCACGAGCCTCAGCGCCCCCGCCAAGAAGAGCACGCTCCCCGTCCCGCACGCGACCCGCCCCACGGCCACGAGCGCCGCGCAGCAGaatatcaacaacaacaacgtcGAGACCACGAGCTGGCAGTCCGCGCACCCGACGCTGCGGGAGAG GAATGCCTTAATGTTCAACAACGAGCTCATGGCCGATGTCCACTTTGTTGTCGGACTTCCCGGAGAGTCTCAGAGAGTTCCGGCACACAAG TACGTGCTGGCCGTGGGCAGCTCGGTCTTCTGCGCCATGTTCTATGGAGACCTCGCGGAGGGCGAGTCCGAGATCCACATCCCAGACGTGGAGCCAGCTGCTTTTCTCATTCTCTTGAA GTATATGTACAGTGACGAGATCGACCTGGAGGCGGACACAGTGCTGGCCACTCTGTATGCAGCCAAGAAGTATATTGTGCCCGCTCTAGCGAAGGCCTGCGTTAACTTTCTAGAGACTAGCCTTGAGGCCAAGAACGCCTGCGTGCTGCTGTCCCAGAGCCGGCTCTTCGAGGAGCCCGAGTTGACGCAGCGTTGCTGGGAGGTCATTGACGCCCAGGCTGAGCTAGCGCTTTGCTCGGAGGGCTTCTGCGAAATTGACCGGCCCACCCTGGAGATCATCCTCACCCGTGAGACCCTCAATACTAAGGAGGCTGTGGTTTTCGAGGCTATACTCAACTGGGCCATGGCCGAGTGCAAGAGACAAGGGTTGCCTGCCACAGCGCGCAACAAACGCAGCGTATTGGGCCCAGCACTCTACCTGGTTCGCGTGCCCACTATGAGCTTGGAGGAGTTTGCCAATGGAGCGGCCCAGTCTGATGTTCTGACGCTGGAGGAGACGCATGACATCTTTCTGTGGTACACGGCAGCTAATAAGCCCAAGCTGGATTTCCCATTAGAGCGGCGGAAGGGGCTGTCACCACAGCGCTGCCATCGCTTTCAATCCTCTGCCTACCGCAGTAACCAGTGGCGTTACCGGGGCCGTTGCGACAGCATTCAGTTTGCTGTGGACAAGCGAATCTTCATTGCAGGTCTGGGTCTGTATGGTTCAAGTGGCGGGACAGCTGAGTACAGTGTCAAAATCGAACTCAAGAGGCAGGGCATCACCCTGGCCCAGAACCTGACCAAGTTTGTGTCGGACGGGTCAAGCAACACCTTCTCGGTGTGGTTCGAGCACCCGGTCCAGGTAGAGCAGGATGCCTTCTACACGGTCAGTGCCATCTTGGATGGAAATGAGCTGAGCTACTTTGGGCAGGAGGGCATGACAGAGGTGCAGTGTGGGAAGGTGACGTTTCAGTTCCAGTGCTCCTCGGACAGTACCAACGGGACAGGAGTACAGGGGGGGCAGATCCCAGAACTGGTGTTCTATGCATGA
- the btbd6b gene encoding BTB/POZ domain-containing protein 6-B isoform X2, translated as MLLFKCIQETLKRSRKSVKRSARLPVCYEIVTLSLKKKMAAELYPASTQTSLPASGTSLSAPAKKSTLPVPHATRPTATSAAQQNINNNNVETTSWQSAHPTLRERNALMFNNELMADVHFVVGLPGESQRVPAHKYVLAVGSSVFCAMFYGDLAEGESEIHIPDVEPAAFLILLKYMYSDEIDLEADTVLATLYAAKKYIVPALAKACVNFLETSLEAKNACVLLSQSRLFEEPELTQRCWEVIDAQAELALCSEGFCEIDRPTLEIILTRETLNTKEAVVFEAILNWAMAECKRQGLPATARNKRSVLGPALYLVRVPTMSLEEFANGAAQSDVLTLEETHDIFLWYTAANKPKLDFPLERRKGLSPQRCHRFQSSAYRSNQWRYRGRCDSIQFAVDKRIFIAGLGLYGSSGGTAEYSVKIELKRQGITLAQNLTKFVSDGSSNTFSVWFEHPVQVEQDAFYTVSAILDGNELSYFGQEGMTEVQCGKVTFQFQCSSDSTNGTGVQGGQIPELVFYA; from the exons ATGTTGCTGTTTAAATGCATTCAGG AAACGCTCAAGAGGTCCAGGAAGAGCGTGAAGCGCTCCGCCCGCCTGCCAGTATGTTATGAGATCGTGACTCTGTCCCTGAAGAAGAAGATGGCCGCGGAGCTGTACCCCGCGAGCACACAGACCAGCCTTCCCGCCAGCGGCACGAGCCTCAGCGCCCCCGCCAAGAAGAGCACGCTCCCCGTCCCGCACGCGACCCGCCCCACGGCCACGAGCGCCGCGCAGCAGaatatcaacaacaacaacgtcGAGACCACGAGCTGGCAGTCCGCGCACCCGACGCTGCGGGAGAG GAATGCCTTAATGTTCAACAACGAGCTCATGGCCGATGTCCACTTTGTTGTCGGACTTCCCGGAGAGTCTCAGAGAGTTCCGGCACACAAG TACGTGCTGGCCGTGGGCAGCTCGGTCTTCTGCGCCATGTTCTATGGAGACCTCGCGGAGGGCGAGTCCGAGATCCACATCCCAGACGTGGAGCCAGCTGCTTTTCTCATTCTCTTGAA GTATATGTACAGTGACGAGATCGACCTGGAGGCGGACACAGTGCTGGCCACTCTGTATGCAGCCAAGAAGTATATTGTGCCCGCTCTAGCGAAGGCCTGCGTTAACTTTCTAGAGACTAGCCTTGAGGCCAAGAACGCCTGCGTGCTGCTGTCCCAGAGCCGGCTCTTCGAGGAGCCCGAGTTGACGCAGCGTTGCTGGGAGGTCATTGACGCCCAGGCTGAGCTAGCGCTTTGCTCGGAGGGCTTCTGCGAAATTGACCGGCCCACCCTGGAGATCATCCTCACCCGTGAGACCCTCAATACTAAGGAGGCTGTGGTTTTCGAGGCTATACTCAACTGGGCCATGGCCGAGTGCAAGAGACAAGGGTTGCCTGCCACAGCGCGCAACAAACGCAGCGTATTGGGCCCAGCACTCTACCTGGTTCGCGTGCCCACTATGAGCTTGGAGGAGTTTGCCAATGGAGCGGCCCAGTCTGATGTTCTGACGCTGGAGGAGACGCATGACATCTTTCTGTGGTACACGGCAGCTAATAAGCCCAAGCTGGATTTCCCATTAGAGCGGCGGAAGGGGCTGTCACCACAGCGCTGCCATCGCTTTCAATCCTCTGCCTACCGCAGTAACCAGTGGCGTTACCGGGGCCGTTGCGACAGCATTCAGTTTGCTGTGGACAAGCGAATCTTCATTGCAGGTCTGGGTCTGTATGGTTCAAGTGGCGGGACAGCTGAGTACAGTGTCAAAATCGAACTCAAGAGGCAGGGCATCACCCTGGCCCAGAACCTGACCAAGTTTGTGTCGGACGGGTCAAGCAACACCTTCTCGGTGTGGTTCGAGCACCCGGTCCAGGTAGAGCAGGATGCCTTCTACACGGTCAGTGCCATCTTGGATGGAAATGAGCTGAGCTACTTTGGGCAGGAGGGCATGACAGAGGTGCAGTGTGGGAAGGTGACGTTTCAGTTCCAGTGCTCCTCGGACAGTACCAACGGGACAGGAGTACAGGGGGGGCAGATCCCAGAACTGGTGTTCTATGCATGA
- the btbd6b gene encoding BTB/POZ domain-containing protein 6-B isoform X1: protein MPAAPDCLHGRIMKCLTFLLFLPETLKRSRKSVKRSARLPVCYEIVTLSLKKKMAAELYPASTQTSLPASGTSLSAPAKKSTLPVPHATRPTATSAAQQNINNNNVETTSWQSAHPTLRERNALMFNNELMADVHFVVGLPGESQRVPAHKYVLAVGSSVFCAMFYGDLAEGESEIHIPDVEPAAFLILLKYMYSDEIDLEADTVLATLYAAKKYIVPALAKACVNFLETSLEAKNACVLLSQSRLFEEPELTQRCWEVIDAQAELALCSEGFCEIDRPTLEIILTRETLNTKEAVVFEAILNWAMAECKRQGLPATARNKRSVLGPALYLVRVPTMSLEEFANGAAQSDVLTLEETHDIFLWYTAANKPKLDFPLERRKGLSPQRCHRFQSSAYRSNQWRYRGRCDSIQFAVDKRIFIAGLGLYGSSGGTAEYSVKIELKRQGITLAQNLTKFVSDGSSNTFSVWFEHPVQVEQDAFYTVSAILDGNELSYFGQEGMTEVQCGKVTFQFQCSSDSTNGTGVQGGQIPELVFYA, encoded by the exons ATGCCAGCGGCCCCAGACTGCCTCCATGGCCGCATCATGAAGTGTCTcactttcctcctcttccttccagAAACGCTCAAGAGGTCCAGGAAGAGCGTGAAGCGCTCCGCCCGCCTGCCAGTATGTTATGAGATCGTGACTCTGTCCCTGAAGAAGAAGATGGCCGCGGAGCTGTACCCCGCGAGCACACAGACCAGCCTTCCCGCCAGCGGCACGAGCCTCAGCGCCCCCGCCAAGAAGAGCACGCTCCCCGTCCCGCACGCGACCCGCCCCACGGCCACGAGCGCCGCGCAGCAGaatatcaacaacaacaacgtcGAGACCACGAGCTGGCAGTCCGCGCACCCGACGCTGCGGGAGAG GAATGCCTTAATGTTCAACAACGAGCTCATGGCCGATGTCCACTTTGTTGTCGGACTTCCCGGAGAGTCTCAGAGAGTTCCGGCACACAAG TACGTGCTGGCCGTGGGCAGCTCGGTCTTCTGCGCCATGTTCTATGGAGACCTCGCGGAGGGCGAGTCCGAGATCCACATCCCAGACGTGGAGCCAGCTGCTTTTCTCATTCTCTTGAA GTATATGTACAGTGACGAGATCGACCTGGAGGCGGACACAGTGCTGGCCACTCTGTATGCAGCCAAGAAGTATATTGTGCCCGCTCTAGCGAAGGCCTGCGTTAACTTTCTAGAGACTAGCCTTGAGGCCAAGAACGCCTGCGTGCTGCTGTCCCAGAGCCGGCTCTTCGAGGAGCCCGAGTTGACGCAGCGTTGCTGGGAGGTCATTGACGCCCAGGCTGAGCTAGCGCTTTGCTCGGAGGGCTTCTGCGAAATTGACCGGCCCACCCTGGAGATCATCCTCACCCGTGAGACCCTCAATACTAAGGAGGCTGTGGTTTTCGAGGCTATACTCAACTGGGCCATGGCCGAGTGCAAGAGACAAGGGTTGCCTGCCACAGCGCGCAACAAACGCAGCGTATTGGGCCCAGCACTCTACCTGGTTCGCGTGCCCACTATGAGCTTGGAGGAGTTTGCCAATGGAGCGGCCCAGTCTGATGTTCTGACGCTGGAGGAGACGCATGACATCTTTCTGTGGTACACGGCAGCTAATAAGCCCAAGCTGGATTTCCCATTAGAGCGGCGGAAGGGGCTGTCACCACAGCGCTGCCATCGCTTTCAATCCTCTGCCTACCGCAGTAACCAGTGGCGTTACCGGGGCCGTTGCGACAGCATTCAGTTTGCTGTGGACAAGCGAATCTTCATTGCAGGTCTGGGTCTGTATGGTTCAAGTGGCGGGACAGCTGAGTACAGTGTCAAAATCGAACTCAAGAGGCAGGGCATCACCCTGGCCCAGAACCTGACCAAGTTTGTGTCGGACGGGTCAAGCAACACCTTCTCGGTGTGGTTCGAGCACCCGGTCCAGGTAGAGCAGGATGCCTTCTACACGGTCAGTGCCATCTTGGATGGAAATGAGCTGAGCTACTTTGGGCAGGAGGGCATGACAGAGGTGCAGTGTGGGAAGGTGACGTTTCAGTTCCAGTGCTCCTCGGACAGTACCAACGGGACAGGAGTACAGGGGGGGCAGATCCCAGAACTGGTGTTCTATGCATGA